The Linepithema humile isolate Giens D197 chromosome 2, Lhum_UNIL_v1.0, whole genome shotgun sequence genome has a segment encoding these proteins:
- the LOC136997753 gene encoding uncharacterized protein gives MSQVDITKDNVWYHYDIILEENFKAMCKICESIVVYLQIGKLTQHLYTTHNEYFISLAKKRLRENPEIYYDNVHLQCRVCLEHLPSQDYVNHRHSATEVAYYETSTNNIEHCTQNGDFTVKCKVVNCGEAITLSLSETMNTHLDSFTHLDKLRSMQTHAMSMPPTIAKKSELIQYYQILPNFQAKCRFCDFQDCYIDITNFSQHVEKHDIVSMCEEKCGKGWPWMYFKNYILFTSECIICRGHLPYCPERLEDHLYHLHFIDKNNDYVYDLGWEWKYCEKSNVFEVRCDICGTEISLDVKLTHFNQHTHHFEDTAGPSGSQQN, from the coding sequence ATGTCACAAGTGGATATAACTAAAGACAACGTGTGGTAtcattatgatataattttggaGGAGAATTTTAAAGCAATGTGCAAGATTTGCGAATCAATTGTGGTGTACCTCCAAATTGGAAAGTTAACACAGCATTTATATACAACGcataatgaatatttcatatcCCTAGCAAAGAAAAGACTAAGAGAAAATCCGGAGATATATTATGACAATGTTCATTTACAATGTCGTGTTTGTCTTGAACATCTTCCGTCTCAAGATTATGTCAATCACAGGCATTCTGCGACCGAAGTTGCATATTATGAAACATCTACAAATAATATAGAACACTGTACACAAAATGGTGATTTTACAGTAAAGTGTAAAGTAGTGAATTGTGGCGAAGCTAtaactctttctctttcagaAACAATGAACACTCATTTAGATAGTTTCACTCATTTGGACAAATTGAGAAGTATGCAAACGCACGCAATGTCTATGCCACCGACTATCGCAAAAAAAAGTGAACTAATTcaatattaccaaatattgccgaattttcaagcaaaatgCAGATTTTGCGATTTTCAAGATTGTTATATCGACATTACAAACTTTAGTCAACATGTGGAGAAACATGATATAGTTAGTATGTGCGAAGAAAAATGCGGCAAAGGATGGCCTTGGatgtattttaagaattacattttatttacatcagAATGTATTATCTGCCGAGGACATTTACCGTATTGTCCTGAACGTTTAGAAGATCACTTGtatcatttacattttatcgaCAAAAATAATGACTACGTTTACGACTTGGGTTGGGAGTggaaatattgtgaaaaaagtaATGTTTTTGAGGTGCGATGTGATATTTGTGGAACCGAAATATCACTTGACGTTAAACTGACGCATTTTAATCAGCATACACATCATTTTGAAGACACAGCTGGACCGTCAGGAAGTCaacaaaactga
- the LOC105675510 gene encoding uncharacterized protein: MSQVDITKDNVWYHYERILEQFFRAKCKICESTNKRLKGKPEIYYDNVHLRCRVCLEHLPSQKYNTHWHSADEIARYETSTNKIEFFTQNSDFTVKCKVVTCSETITFSLSATMYNHVKSKTHLKKLRSIQTDAMSMPPTIANKSEQLQNYIILSNFQAKCKSCDFQVCYIDTTNFSLHVRERHVEVTSYEEKNGREYPWIYFKYHAKYTSQCLYCPDVFSPSQLQYLKLHLDYCHPPDTLAYYQNDYDWVWKYCKKSGDFEVQCSFCFTEISLDVNSHFNHHTHHFKDTHWQKLTSTRRTYDTAELSGSQQNCKKD; this comes from the exons ATGTCACAAGTGGATATAACTAAAGACAACGTGTGGTATCATTATGAAAGAATTTTGGAACAGTTTTTTCGAGCAAAGTGCAAGATTTGCGAATCAA CAAACAAAAGACTAAAAGGAAAGCCGGAGATATATTATGACAATGTTCATTTACGATGTCGTGTTTGTCTTGAACATCTTCCGTCTCAAAAGTATAACACTCACTGGCATTCTGCGGACGAAATTGCACGTTATGAAACATccacaaataaaatagaattctttACACAAAATAGTGATTTTACAGTAAAGTGTAAAGTAGTGACATGTAGCGAAACTAtaactttttctctttctgcaACAATGTACAAtcatgtaaaaagtaaaacacatttaaagaaattgaGAAGTATACAAACGGACGCAATGTCTATGCCACCGACTATCGCAAATAAAAGtgaacaattgcaaaattacataatattgagcaattttcaagcaaaatgCAAATCTTGCGATTTTCAAGTATGTTATATCGATACTACAAACTTTAGTCTACATGTAAGGGAGAGACATGTAGAAGTTACttcatacgaagaaaaaaacggAAGAGAATACCCGTGGATATATTTCAAGTATCATGCTAAATACACTTCACAATGTCTTTACTGTCCAGATGTCTTTTCACCGTCTCAGTTGCAGTATTTGAAACTTCACTTAGATTATTGTCATCCTCCCGACACACTCGCTTATTATCAGAACGACTATGATTGGGTGTGGAAGTACTGTAAAAAGAGTGGTGATTTTGAGGTGCAATGTAGTTTTTGTTTTACCGAAATATCTCTTGACGTTAATTCGCATTTTAATCATCATACACATCATTTTAAAGACACACATTGGCAGAAGCTAACAAGTACGCGAAGAACGTATGACACAGCAGAACTGTCAGGAAGTCAACAAAACTGCAAAAAAg aTTAA